One Rossellomorea aquimaris DNA window includes the following coding sequences:
- the metC gene encoding cystathionine beta-lyase yields MSKKPFSLQTSLIHSHGFDKETGAVSTPIHHATTFHQQDFDQYGTYDYSRSGNPTRETVEETIAELEGGIRGFAFSSGMAAISTSFLLLSSGDHVLVSEEVYGGTYRMITEVLTKFGIEYSFVNMKDLHEVACSIKHNTKVIYMETPSNPLLNITDIEGVVKLAKANGCLTFLDNTFMTPLLQRPISLGVDVVLHSATKFLAGHSDVLAGLAVTGNDEIARKLAFLQNSFGAVLGVQDCWLLLRGLKTLHVRLKESSESAYKIAAFLEKRKEVEEVYYPGLSYHPGREIQVRQAEGPGAVLSFRLKGEEEVKQLIQNVKIPVFAVSLGAVESILSYPSRMSHASMPKAERERRGITDGLLRLSVGLENVDELIIDLQKGLDSIQKINRNNVINL; encoded by the coding sequence ATGAGTAAAAAACCATTTTCACTTCAGACGTCACTCATTCATTCTCACGGATTTGATAAAGAAACAGGAGCGGTATCTACACCGATTCATCATGCAACAACCTTCCATCAACAGGATTTTGATCAATATGGAACGTATGACTACAGCCGTTCAGGAAATCCGACGAGGGAAACCGTTGAAGAAACGATCGCCGAATTGGAAGGCGGGATTAGAGGCTTTGCCTTTTCTTCCGGAATGGCGGCAATCTCAACAAGCTTTTTATTATTGTCGAGTGGAGATCACGTTCTCGTATCAGAAGAAGTGTACGGTGGAACATACAGAATGATTACCGAGGTCCTCACAAAGTTTGGGATTGAATACTCATTTGTGAACATGAAGGACCTACATGAAGTGGCTTGTTCAATCAAACACAATACGAAAGTGATTTATATGGAGACTCCTTCCAATCCGCTTCTGAATATCACCGATATTGAAGGAGTCGTTAAGCTTGCCAAGGCGAATGGATGTTTAACGTTTCTTGATAATACATTCATGACTCCCCTGTTGCAAAGACCGATCAGTCTAGGTGTGGATGTTGTCCTGCACAGTGCCACGAAGTTTCTTGCCGGACATAGTGATGTCTTGGCAGGGCTCGCCGTAACGGGAAATGATGAGATTGCCAGGAAACTTGCATTCTTGCAGAATTCCTTTGGTGCTGTACTTGGTGTTCAGGATTGCTGGCTGCTCTTAAGAGGACTGAAAACACTGCATGTACGATTGAAGGAATCATCAGAATCGGCTTATAAGATTGCGGCCTTCTTAGAAAAAAGAAAGGAAGTAGAAGAAGTGTATTACCCAGGATTGAGCTATCATCCCGGTCGTGAAATTCAAGTTCGACAAGCAGAGGGTCCTGGAGCGGTTCTTTCCTTCCGATTAAAAGGGGAAGAGGAAGTGAAACAACTCATACAAAATGTAAAAATTCCCGTATTCGCCGTAAGTTTAGGAGCTGTTGAATCAATTCTATCCTATCCATCAAGGATGTCACATGCTTCTATGCCAAAAGCGGAACGGGAAAGAAGAGGTATTACAGATGGTTTATTACGATTATCAGTAGGACTTGAAAACGTGGATGAATTAATTATCGATCTTCAAAAAGGTTTAGATAGTATACAAAAGATCAATCGAAACAACGTGATTAATTTATAA
- a CDS encoding bifunctional homocysteine S-methyltransferase/methylenetetrahydrofolate reductase: protein MKPLLEALKERILIADGAIGTLLYSYGVDRCFEELNLSHPNEVLKVHKEYIDAGADIIQTNTYGANYQKLSRYGLEDSVKEINTAAVRLARKAAGVNTYILGTIGGIRGIKQNVSLEEIKRSFREQLYCLLLEGVDGILLETYYDFEELTTVLNIVKREADIPVIAQVSLHETGVLQNGMEIKDALQQLELLGADVVGINCRMGPFHMVNSLEEVPLPKRAFLSVYPNASLPNYEEGRFYYSAEPDYFGDISNELRLQGARIIGGCCGTTPDHIRSVASRLKTREPVKEKVVKAKKVVQLSSPSIRGNLLHEQVREKKTIIVELDPPKHLDTKLFFQGAEALKEAGIDALTLADNPLASPRISNDAIGSLVRSKFDLTPLVHITCRDRNLIGLQSHLMGLHTLGIHNILAITGDPAKIGDFPGAASVYDLSSLELIELIKQNNEGISFSGKSLRERTQFSVGAAFNPNFRHLDASVKRLEKKKNAGADYFISQPIFGKEQLIQVHEATKYLDVPIFIGIMPLISSRNAEFLHHEVPGINVPEETRQRMKEAGSDPVIARTVGMEIAKDLLDTAIGLFNGIYLITPFVRYDMSIELIHHIQEKTNTEREVPYGHHFV from the coding sequence ATGAAGCCGTTGCTGGAAGCACTGAAAGAGAGAATCTTAATTGCAGATGGGGCCATTGGAACGTTGTTGTATTCATATGGAGTGGACAGATGCTTTGAAGAACTGAATCTCTCGCACCCAAATGAAGTGTTGAAAGTCCATAAAGAGTATATTGATGCAGGAGCAGATATCATTCAGACCAATACGTATGGAGCCAATTATCAAAAGCTTTCCAGATACGGATTGGAGGATTCGGTTAAGGAAATAAATACAGCTGCAGTGCGTCTAGCAAGAAAAGCCGCTGGTGTTAACACTTATATTCTGGGGACCATCGGGGGAATCAGGGGCATTAAACAAAATGTGTCGCTGGAAGAAATCAAAAGAAGCTTTCGGGAACAGCTTTACTGTTTATTATTAGAAGGTGTAGACGGCATTCTGCTTGAGACCTATTATGACTTCGAGGAGTTAACCACGGTTTTAAACATTGTCAAACGTGAAGCGGACATTCCTGTCATTGCTCAAGTTTCTCTACATGAAACGGGAGTTCTTCAAAATGGAATGGAGATAAAAGACGCACTTCAACAATTAGAATTATTAGGGGCCGATGTTGTCGGCATCAATTGCCGCATGGGGCCATTTCATATGGTGAACTCATTAGAGGAAGTTCCATTACCTAAAAGGGCATTTCTATCAGTCTATCCCAACGCCAGTCTGCCAAATTATGAAGAAGGTCGATTCTATTACTCTGCTGAGCCTGATTACTTTGGGGATATAAGCAATGAGTTGCGACTGCAAGGTGCAAGAATCATTGGGGGATGCTGTGGAACCACACCTGATCACATTCGTTCTGTAGCAAGCAGGTTAAAAACCCGGGAGCCTGTGAAAGAAAAAGTGGTGAAAGCAAAAAAGGTTGTTCAGTTATCATCACCATCTATCAGGGGAAACTTGCTGCATGAGCAAGTAAGAGAAAAGAAAACGATCATTGTTGAACTCGATCCACCTAAACATCTCGACACGAAGCTGTTCTTCCAAGGGGCTGAAGCATTAAAGGAAGCCGGGATTGATGCACTCACGCTTGCTGACAATCCGTTAGCATCGCCTCGAATTAGCAATGACGCCATTGGCAGCCTGGTAAGGTCCAAATTTGATCTTACACCTTTAGTTCACATCACTTGCCGGGATCGAAACCTGATTGGACTTCAATCCCATTTAATGGGGTTACACACGTTAGGAATACACAATATATTAGCCATTACGGGGGATCCGGCCAAGATTGGAGATTTTCCTGGGGCAGCATCCGTTTATGATTTATCTTCTCTTGAACTAATTGAATTGATTAAACAGAATAATGAGGGGATATCCTTCTCCGGTAAATCACTCCGGGAACGCACTCAATTTTCAGTGGGTGCAGCTTTTAATCCGAATTTCCGTCATTTAGACGCATCTGTAAAAAGGCTTGAAAAGAAAAAGAATGCAGGAGCTGACTATTTCATTTCTCAACCGATCTTTGGGAAAGAACAACTGATTCAAGTACATGAAGCTACGAAGTATTTAGATGTTCCCATCTTTATAGGAATCATGCCGTTAATCAGCTCGAGAAATGCGGAGTTTCTACATCATGAAGTGCCTGGAATCAATGTTCCAGAAGAAACAAGACAAAGAATGAAGGAAGCGGGAAGTGATCCCGTCATTGCAAGGACAGTAGGAATGGAGATAGCAAAAGACTTACTTGATACAGCAATAGGTCTGTTTAATGGAATTTACCTTATCACACCTTTTGTACGTTATGATATGAGCATTGAACTGATTCATCATATACAAGAGAAAACAAATACAGAAAGAGAGGTTCCCTATGGCCATCACTTTGTTTGA